From the genome of Solidesulfovibrio carbinolicus, one region includes:
- a CDS encoding sigma 54-interacting transcriptional regulator, with the protein MLSLFRRPSGAGPSEAYLKGLSDWSIRKKLLVFLIPPVVVVLAATGLVLNVFSNRYIDMALGRTTLTMTLAQAHEIETLLEGCREDIVALSYRAMTRERLRHFMEASAAARGQLYAEAAYVGDGPDNQYVFIKSGERVEEVPPEVIQQAKNSPLVVSRKAIDLKRGQVSLSELVEVYYPPTGFGSKPRQRDLALLRLTSPVVEETGRVVGFLVLSIDVRQLRNILSLYNSPRSPLAGFNRTAENRLSFFCDERGWILFQSDTIDDPVRELSVETVKAGLSGDHGKPGYDGAFRPGPRHETFWRMVTAVQQGHSGLERGEADFGSSKIASSDDFIGYAPVRFRGLGGEDAEIVGGLVYIDRSLLPQAAEFGQFNILFVTTLGAVLAMAGGIIILARVITKPILRLADEVRSMRLEGRLHEIDLPDSDLDTATLKRAINRLVAALLSKEMEIKVRDERLRSVRDRERVQLVAPASRQVSRDVALEDLVGHSPAMENLLSRIQKIAVTDADVLIIGETGTGKELTAEAIHRLSRRKDMPFISINCGALDENLLMDALFGHVKGAFSEAKSDRKGAFLAADGGTLLLDEIGNASPRVQQALLRALSVRRISPLGSDEEQAFDARVIAATNVNLKDLVASGEFREDLFYRLQVLAVNTPALRDRQDDIPVLAGYFLKLASRRMGKGELSLSRGALDKLLHHAWPGNVRELKNCIIRAAALAERELILAEDIHFEDAMPGELPAQGALAPQAETSQEPHILDAPLSQRQRKALRELLERPNFSRKDYQDAGGSDVPQRTAQHDLQDLVSRGIVVKEGKGPSTRYRLVGHRESVFQA; encoded by the coding sequence ATGCTGAGCCTGTTTCGCCGCCCTAGCGGCGCCGGTCCCTCGGAGGCCTACCTCAAAGGTCTGTCCGACTGGAGCATCCGCAAGAAACTGCTGGTCTTCCTCATCCCCCCCGTGGTGGTGGTCCTGGCCGCCACGGGGCTGGTGCTCAACGTCTTTTCCAACCGCTATATCGACATGGCCCTGGGCCGCACGACCCTGACCATGACCCTGGCCCAGGCCCACGAAATCGAGACCCTGCTGGAGGGGTGCCGAGAAGACATCGTGGCCTTGAGCTATCGTGCCATGACCCGGGAACGGCTGCGCCACTTCATGGAAGCCTCGGCCGCCGCCCGGGGCCAGCTCTATGCCGAGGCCGCTTATGTCGGCGACGGGCCGGACAACCAGTATGTGTTTATTAAAAGCGGGGAACGGGTGGAGGAGGTTCCCCCCGAGGTGATTCAGCAGGCCAAGAACAGCCCGCTGGTGGTTTCGCGCAAGGCCATCGATCTCAAGCGCGGCCAGGTGTCCTTGTCGGAATTGGTGGAGGTCTATTATCCGCCCACGGGTTTTGGCAGCAAACCCCGCCAGCGCGATCTGGCCTTGCTGCGGCTGACCTCGCCGGTGGTCGAAGAGACTGGACGGGTCGTCGGCTTCCTGGTCTTGTCCATTGACGTCAGGCAGTTACGCAACATCCTCTCCCTGTACAACTCGCCGCGCTCGCCCCTGGCGGGATTTAACCGCACGGCCGAGAATCGACTGAGTTTTTTTTGCGACGAACGGGGGTGGATCCTTTTCCAGTCCGATACCATCGACGACCCGGTGCGGGAGCTGTCCGTGGAGACGGTCAAGGCCGGGTTGTCCGGCGATCACGGCAAACCCGGCTACGACGGCGCGTTTCGTCCCGGCCCTCGCCACGAAACCTTCTGGCGTATGGTGACGGCCGTGCAGCAGGGCCACTCGGGACTCGAACGCGGCGAGGCCGATTTCGGATCATCCAAGATCGCCAGCAGCGACGACTTCATCGGCTACGCCCCAGTGCGTTTCCGGGGGCTGGGCGGGGAAGACGCCGAGATCGTGGGCGGCCTTGTCTACATCGACCGCAGTCTGCTCCCCCAGGCGGCCGAGTTCGGTCAGTTCAACATCCTTTTCGTCACCACCCTGGGCGCGGTCCTGGCCATGGCCGGCGGCATCATCATCCTGGCCCGGGTCATCACCAAGCCCATCCTGCGTCTGGCTGACGAAGTCCGGTCCATGCGCCTGGAAGGCCGGCTCCACGAGATCGACCTGCCTGACAGCGACCTGGACACGGCCACCCTCAAGCGCGCCATCAATCGTCTGGTGGCCGCCTTGCTGTCCAAGGAGATGGAAATCAAGGTGCGCGATGAGCGATTGCGCTCGGTGCGCGATCGGGAACGCGTCCAGCTGGTCGCGCCAGCATCGCGCCAGGTTTCGCGGGATGTCGCACTGGAAGATCTGGTCGGACACAGCCCGGCCATGGAGAACTTGCTCTCCCGCATACAAAAAATTGCCGTAACCGATGCCGACGTGCTCATTATCGGCGAAACCGGCACCGGCAAGGAGCTGACCGCCGAGGCCATCCACCGCCTGAGCCGCCGCAAGGACATGCCCTTTATCTCCATCAACTGCGGCGCGCTGGATGAAAACCTGCTCATGGACGCCCTGTTCGGGCATGTCAAAGGGGCCTTCTCCGAGGCCAAGAGCGACCGCAAGGGCGCGTTTCTGGCTGCCGACGGCGGTACCTTGCTCCTCGATGAGATCGGCAACGCCTCGCCCCGCGTCCAGCAGGCCCTGCTTCGCGCCTTGTCGGTGCGGCGCATCAGCCCCCTTGGCAGTGACGAGGAACAGGCTTTCGACGCCCGGGTCATCGCCGCCACCAATGTCAATCTCAAGGATCTGGTGGCCTCGGGCGAATTCCGTGAAGATCTATTCTACAGACTTCAAGTGCTGGCTGTGAACACGCCGGCCTTGCGCGACCGTCAGGATGACATCCCGGTTCTGGCCGGCTACTTCCTGAAGCTCGCCAGCCGGCGCATGGGCAAGGGCGAGCTGTCGCTGTCGCGCGGGGCCCTGGATAAACTCCTGCACCATGCCTGGCCGGGCAATGTCCGGGAACTCAAGAACTGCATCATCCGGGCGGCGGCTCTGGCCGAGCGGGAACTCATCCTGGCCGAGGACATCCATTTCGAGGACGCCATGCCCGGCGAACTCCCGGCTCAGGGGGCATTGGCGCCCCAGGCCGAAACGTCCCAGGAACCCCACATTCTTGATGCCCCCCTGTCCCAACGCCAGCGCAAGGCCCTGCGCGAACTTCTTGAGCGGCCGAATTTCTCGCGCAAGGACTACCAGGACGCTGGCGGCAGCGACGTGCCCCAACGCACCGCCCAGCACGATCTCCAGGATCTTGTTTCCCGAGGCATTGTGGTCAAGGAAGGCAAAGGCCCGTCCACCCGCTACCGCCTTGTCGGCCATCGCGAGTCGGTTTTCCAGGCCTAG
- a CDS encoding AzlD domain-containing protein: MDDAKACLTIVAMAGVTYLTRSAPLLALAGRTLAPWAIRLLAHVPAAVLAALVAPALLRPDGRFDIGLGNVVLWAGLAAFALALRTRGFFGPVALGMGIVAAARFFLG, encoded by the coding sequence ATGGATGACGCGAAAGCCTGCCTGACCATCGTGGCCATGGCCGGGGTGACCTACCTCACCCGAAGCGCCCCGCTGCTGGCCTTGGCCGGCCGGACGCTGGCTCCCTGGGCGATCCGGCTTCTGGCCCATGTGCCGGCGGCGGTGCTGGCCGCCCTGGTCGCGCCGGCCTTGCTGCGCCCGGACGGCCGGTTCGACATAGGCCTTGGCAACGTCGTCTTGTGGGCAGGGCTGGCGGCGTTTGCCCTGGCCTTGCGCACGCGGGGATTTTTTGGCCCAGTGGCCCTGGGCATGGGCATCGTGGCGGCGGCGCGCTTTTTTCTCGGCTAA
- a CDS encoding AzlC family ABC transporter permease — MQHQPPHIPGQSVFKTAVSLTLPIAIGYVPVGMAYGVLAGRAGLSAVNVLLMSVLVYAGSAQLVAVGLFASGAALASIVATTFAVNLRHVLFAAAMSPLLGGWRKRELAAFAFELTDESFALHAARFGRGDRDKGLTLTINVLAQASWVGGTALGLLVGDVMGDGRAFALDFALPGMFLALLAGQLAGPSQVAAAVAGAGLSLGAAALGITGYGALAAGLAGAACGYGVEQWMTRKPA; from the coding sequence ATGCAACACCAGCCACCGCACATCCCCGGCCAGAGCGTTTTCAAGACCGCCGTATCCCTGACCTTGCCCATCGCCATTGGCTACGTGCCCGTGGGCATGGCCTACGGCGTGCTGGCCGGCAGGGCGGGGTTGTCGGCGGTAAACGTCCTGCTCATGTCCGTGCTGGTCTATGCCGGCTCGGCCCAGCTCGTGGCCGTGGGACTTTTTGCGTCCGGCGCGGCGTTGGCCTCCATCGTGGCCACGACCTTTGCCGTCAATTTGCGCCACGTGCTGTTTGCCGCCGCCATGTCGCCGTTGCTTGGCGGCTGGCGCAAGCGGGAGCTGGCCGCCTTTGCCTTTGAACTCACCGACGAGAGCTTTGCCCTCCACGCCGCCCGTTTCGGGCGCGGTGACCGGGACAAGGGACTCACCCTGACCATCAACGTCCTGGCCCAGGCCTCCTGGGTCGGCGGCACGGCCCTTGGCCTGCTTGTCGGCGACGTCATGGGCGACGGCCGGGCCTTTGCCCTGGATTTCGCCTTGCCGGGCATGTTTCTGGCCTTGCTGGCCGGCCAGTTGGCCGGCCCGTCCCAGGTGGCGGCGGCCGTGGCCGGAGCCGGACTGTCCCTTGGCGCGGCCGCCCTGGGCATCACCGGTTACGGGGCGCTGGCGGCCGGGCTTGCCGGCGCGGCTTGCGGCTATGGAGTGGAACAATGGATGACGCGAAAGCCTGCCTGA
- a CDS encoding redox-sensing transcriptional repressor Rex gives MKSEHIPKATIKRLAMYVQVLETLKREGSQVVSSELLARTCSVNPSQIRKDLAYFGEFGVRGVGYHVQDLIYSIKHSLGVDRVWKCALVGVGNLGKALLRHQDFKFRGFDIVGAFDCDPFKIGEEISGLEVVCTRRLKDAVKELGIEIGLITTPVNRAQRATNFLIEAGVKGIINYSPAMLTVPPDVYVEYVDFFHHFYSVAFSITLDRHQDRMGGDGDEDD, from the coding sequence TTGAAAAGCGAACACATCCCCAAGGCCACGATCAAACGGCTGGCCATGTACGTGCAAGTGCTCGAGACCCTCAAGCGCGAAGGCTCGCAAGTCGTCTCCTCCGAGCTTCTCGCCCGCACCTGCTCCGTCAATCCGTCCCAGATCCGCAAAGACCTCGCCTACTTCGGCGAATTCGGCGTCCGCGGCGTCGGTTACCACGTCCAGGATCTCATCTACTCCATCAAGCACTCCCTGGGCGTTGATCGCGTTTGGAAGTGCGCCCTGGTCGGCGTCGGCAATCTGGGCAAGGCGCTGCTGCGCCATCAGGACTTCAAATTTCGCGGTTTCGACATCGTCGGGGCTTTCGATTGCGACCCCTTCAAGATCGGCGAGGAAATCTCCGGCCTGGAAGTGGTCTGCACCCGCCGCCTCAAGGATGCGGTCAAGGAACTGGGCATTGAGATCGGGCTTATCACCACCCCGGTCAACCGAGCCCAGCGCGCCACGAATTTCCTCATCGAAGCCGGCGTCAAGGGCATCATCAACTACTCCCCGGCCATGCTCACCGTGCCGCCCGACGTGTACGTGGAATACGTCGATTTCTTCCACCATTTCTATTCCGTGGCCTTTTCCATCACCCTCGACCGCCATCAGGACCGCATGGGCGGCGACGGCGACGAAGACGACTAG
- the atpE gene encoding ATP synthase F0 subunit C translates to MRKAFMTIFSTAALLALASVAFAADTAGAMGAIGTISWATAIGMGLAAAGCGLGQGLGLKAACEGTARNPEAGGKITVTLILGMAFIESLAIYALVVCLILLFAHPFAKIITG, encoded by the coding sequence ATGCGTAAGGCTTTCATGACCATCTTCTCGACCGCTGCCCTGCTCGCCCTTGCTTCCGTGGCCTTCGCCGCCGACACCGCCGGCGCCATGGGCGCCATCGGCACCATCTCCTGGGCCACCGCCATCGGCATGGGCCTGGCCGCCGCCGGCTGCGGTCTTGGTCAGGGTCTGGGCCTGAAGGCCGCCTGCGAAGGCACCGCTCGCAACCCCGAGGCCGGCGGCAAAATCACCGTCACCCTGATCCTCGGCATGGCCTTCATCGAATCCCTGGCCATTTACGCCCTGGTCGTCTGCCTGATCCTGCTCTTCGCCCACCCCTTCGCGAAGATCATCACCGGCTAA
- the atpB gene encoding F0F1 ATP synthase subunit A, with the protein MAGGLPHPVLLVDEAAKAVGLYKLNDVFHAQVIDSNVIYAWFAMVLLIILGTLATRKLAMVPSGLQNFFEVVVGGLESFVVENIGEKGRKVYPFLCALFLFIITGNLIGLVPGLDSPTNNVNTNAAMALTVFAYYNFWGIRMWGAGYIKHFMGPFWWLVPLMLPIEIISHLARPLSLTLRLFGNIRGEEIVLVLLFALAPVVGTFPMYFLFSLADCIQAFVFFMLAMIYLKGSLDHAH; encoded by the coding sequence ATGGCTGGTGGGTTGCCGCATCCGGTTCTGCTCGTCGACGAGGCCGCGAAGGCAGTCGGGCTGTATAAGCTCAACGACGTCTTCCACGCCCAGGTCATCGATTCCAACGTGATTTACGCCTGGTTTGCCATGGTCCTGCTCATCATCCTGGGCACGCTGGCCACACGCAAGCTGGCCATGGTTCCCAGCGGACTGCAGAACTTCTTTGAAGTCGTGGTCGGCGGCCTTGAGTCCTTCGTCGTCGAAAACATCGGCGAGAAAGGCCGCAAGGTCTATCCGTTCCTGTGCGCCCTGTTCCTGTTCATCATCACCGGCAACCTCATCGGTCTGGTGCCGGGCCTCGATTCCCCGACCAACAACGTGAACACCAACGCCGCCATGGCCTTGACCGTGTTCGCCTACTACAATTTCTGGGGCATCCGCATGTGGGGCGCCGGCTACATCAAGCACTTCATGGGACCGTTCTGGTGGCTGGTTCCCCTGATGCTGCCCATCGAAATCATCTCGCACTTGGCCCGGCCGCTTTCGCTCACGCTGCGTCTTTTCGGCAACATCCGCGGCGAGGAAATCGTTCTGGTCCTGCTTTTCGCCCTGGCTCCGGTGGTCGGCACCTTCCCGATGTACTTCCTGTTCTCGCTGGCCGACTGCATCCAGGCCTTCGTGTTCTTCATGCTGGCCATGATCTACCTCAAGGGATCGCTGGACCACGCGCACTAG
- a CDS encoding ATP synthase subunit I produces the protein MGKMMQNLRDGLDRWLYRRGYVHPEVRELVRNQLVLTALVCVVCLPFAGVSVAAWSFAAGTAIITANFCSLAKFGQRITGFGNKREAIAAVLARFYFRLALTGLVLFGLIVWFGATPLPLLAGIATVVVNFIVWGVARHAGSKTHQTLTGKEA, from the coding sequence ATGGGCAAGATGATGCAAAACCTTAGGGATGGGCTGGATCGCTGGTTGTACCGGCGTGGCTACGTGCATCCCGAGGTGCGCGAGCTGGTGCGCAACCAGCTTGTGTTGACGGCGCTTGTCTGCGTCGTCTGTCTGCCTTTTGCCGGGGTTTCGGTGGCGGCTTGGTCGTTCGCGGCCGGCACGGCCATCATCACGGCCAATTTCTGTTCCCTGGCCAAGTTCGGCCAGCGGATCACCGGTTTTGGGAACAAGCGCGAGGCCATAGCGGCGGTGCTGGCCCGGTTTTACTTCCGGCTGGCTCTTACCGGCCTTGTGCTTTTCGGTTTGATCGTCTGGTTTGGGGCTACGCCGTTGCCGCTTCTGGCCGGCATCGCCACGGTGGTGGTCAATTTCATCGTCTGGGGCGTCGCGCGCCACGCCGGCTCCAAGACGCACCAAACGCTTACGGGAAAGGAGGCATAG
- a CDS encoding AtpZ/AtpI family protein, with the protein MLGKLIKDKAVRESIASASVVGLNLVSATFVGLLLGWWLDRWLGTKPWLLLTFLILGIAAGFKNMVLEVRKIQKADAEEHQEHGQDDAKP; encoded by the coding sequence ATGCTTGGCAAGTTGATCAAGGACAAGGCGGTTCGGGAGTCCATCGCTTCGGCATCGGTGGTGGGTCTCAATCTGGTGTCGGCCACCTTTGTGGGGCTGCTCCTCGGCTGGTGGTTGGACCGCTGGCTTGGAACCAAGCCTTGGCTTTTGCTGACGTTTTTGATTCTGGGCATTGCCGCCGGATTCAAGAACATGGTGCTTGAGGTTCGAAAGATTCAGAAGGCAGACGCCGAGGAACACCAAGAGCATGGGCAAGATGATGCAAAACCTTAG